A stretch of DNA from Trichomycterus rosablanca isolate fTriRos1 chromosome 1, fTriRos1.hap1, whole genome shotgun sequence:
cacACCTCACTGGCCAAgacccgtcttccccgatcgcttaGTTTGGCCAGGCGGCCAGCATTTTGAGGGACAAAATGAATTTAATCAATTTTGGAATAAGTCTGTAACATAAACTGATGTTCATGATATCTGGATAATTGTACAAAGGTGTGGAACCTGTGGGCTGTGATTTGGCCTTCTGCGGTTTCAGGGGCTTCTTCTCTTTCTTAGCACTCTTGCAGGATTTCTGTTTCTCACTCttgcttgttttattttttcctccTTTTTTCTTTACAGTGAACTCATCATCACTCTCGTCCTGATCACTGAACTCCGAGTCACTctctaaataaatgtaagaaaccgaAGCATTAGAATGGACAAGCATTACATGTATTTCACATCAAAATAAAGTCAGTGGAGTGTAATGATATACCAGGTGTGTTTTGAGGTTTGTAGTCTTCATCCTCTTTACTGTCATTTATCTCTGCCAACACTCGTCTCTGCTGGCCAGTTGCTTTTTGGGACTTCTTTTCTTTGCATGAAGCAGGTGTTGAAGGCTGCTCACTTGTGATCTCATCTAAACCTAAAGTCATGAAGAGTCGATTAATTTGATAGATTTATGGTACACAACAAAGACCTAAATATAAAAGCTTTAATTTGCTCAAAAAGACACTCTTCTTATATCACAAGGGCAAATTCTCTAAAAGCCACTAAGTCTGTGCACTTACAAGTCATCAGGTCtgattaattaaaattattttacattttatacattttttatatttaaacagcATAATGTACCTGTTTTCACTGGGCAGTATGTGGCACATTTGGTTTTTCTCAATGTTTTACAAACGTCATTAATGTATTATAACAAAAACTTGATTAAAAATCTTTAAGACGTTATACACCCAGACCCCAAATTTGATTAACATGTGCCAAGAGCAAAAACCTACCCCTTATCTTTCAGTTGTGTTCTACCACATTActttgtaatatgtaatattataaacaaattaacaaaacaaTTTATTGTGTAAAGCTACACTGTGCCAAAAAACATCAAATCCCTAtaactaaatatatttaaatgaagAAATGATTTTTACCAAAGCAGGTCACATCCACACTACAGTTGGACAGCAACGGAGGTAAATCTTGCTGAGGCTGGTTTGGTTTACCATCTTGATGAACAAATAAGAAGTTAGCTTGAGAAAACTTAATAAGTGCTATATATAGTTGCAATAAACACTATATACAGTTGCAAACTAAAATATTAAATCCCCCTTACATTAAAAGGTATTATGGTGATGTTTTTAAAATTGAAAGTAAAAATGTATAACAAGAACTCttaatacatttatagcatttagcaggcacttttatccaaagtgacttacaattgtgacacaacacaatgcaagcaattttaAGTTAAGGACTTTAAGAGCCTCAACAgttgcaacttggcagtggtgggacttgaaccagcaacttttcaATCAATAACCGCtatgcttttgtttgtttgtttattaggattttaacgtcatgttttacactttggttgcactcatgacaggaacggtagttactcattacacaagattcatcaggtcacaagtttatatcgaacacagtcatggacaatttagtatctccaattcacctcacttgcatgtctttggactgtgggaggaaactggagctcccggagtaaatccacgcagacacggggagaaaatgcaaactccacacagaaaggacctggaccaccccacctggggatcgaacccaggaccttcttgctgtgaagcgacagcgctacccactaagccaccgtgctgcccacgtGCCCTAAATATTAAACATCAGTAAACAGAGTAAGAATATGTATAGATACATAAAAGCAACTTTAATAACATAAGCTGACATAACTAAATGTTTTTATCTATACTCAAAATGTATCCTGACAAATGTCCttgtgcactattattcaacccccagcctTTAAGACTTGGTGAAACATCTTTTTGCCTGGATAACTTCTAATAAACAATTTCAGTAAGTACTAACAAGTCTCTGTCAGCTCTATTGTGGAATCTTCACCCATTATTCTCAtttaaaagcttccagctcactGAGGTTTGATTGCTTTAAGCTGCAATtcctttatttaaatttaattgaaGCTTTGCTATGGGATTTTAATCTGGCAGATGAGAAGGCCACTataggatattccaggactaattccttaaccaagctttgattggcttggaagtgtgcttgatatcattgtcttgctggaaaagCCAATTATCACAAAGATAAATTTTACCACATTTAATTTCTTTTCAAAATGTCACATGGTCAGGATAGCCAGTCGctgcagcagaaaaaacatcatcactgacccaacTGCATGGTTGACTGTGGGGACAGTATTCTGGTGGTTTTTGTGTGCCAGACAAACTgctgatccatatggccaaaagttccATCACTGTCCCAGAATTCATTCCTTCTTGCATATTACAATCTACTCTTCATGTGCTTCTTGGCTAAGAGTGACGTATGCCAGCCACAAAGTCCTTGGTTTCTTagtgatatttttggttgccactgacacacCTGTCCCAGCCTTTATCAGGTCATCTTTTAAGTATTTTGTAGTAACACacgtttttttctttgttgtccTGATGAGATTGCTAAGGCCTGAGAACAAAATTTTGGGCTTTCTCCAATGGCCAGGCAGGTTTGTTGTTGCAGCATAAGTGTGGAACTTGTAGACAATAATTCTAATGGTGTGTCTAGGATCTTGTTAAAGTATCTTCTCTCTCAGGCAGCTTTGTAGTtttgaccatggtaaaacacaccttgaacacatcTCTGGGTGCTGTTTATATAACATATCATAACTGTAGCAAATGAATGGTCCTTATTGAGTTAGCAATAGTTTAACCATGCTGTAATTTAAATTTAGGTCAAACTGACTAGAAGTAGGTTTTAgaatcagcaatattatgttgGGGTTGAATAATTGGGACATGGCCattttaacaaaatatcctgctacactaaaacacattgttcattttgtTCGTTCATTTGCTGTATCATTCAACTAATAGACTTAAATTAAAGCAAAATCAAGCTCTTCAGAAAAGATTTGTTataaatccttattttctttGTGGTTAAATATTTCCGATTGCACCTGtattcctttattattattttaaaaatatgattataatattattcaattattattaatatatgttAAAGAACATTTCTGTATTACCTAAGCAGAGGTCCTTTTCACGGAAATGTGTTAGCACAGGAGGTAAATCTTCATGAGACTTATCATGTTCTTTAGAGCAAAAAGTACAAATTCTGGTTAGCTTAATATGAATCGTATAGTATgtaccaaaaacataaatataacaaCATATGCAACAATGGTTAATTATACAAACCTGCATTTTCAAAAGTCTGGAACAAAGAAAGAGCCAGTGCAGATTCTAAATCTCTTTGATACTTTCTATCATCCAAAGGCACTCtgcaaaacacatttacaaaaaacagCTACAGTTTGACATAGACACAACTAGTCTGATAATTGCTCTTCttcaattaaatattttatgccTTTCTAATAGTAAAATATAGTTATACCTTTCTTTGCATTCTTTAACAGTTACATCAATTGTTTCTTTTTCAATTTTCACATGCTGCGATGCACAAGCTTTTTTATTCGGAGGGGCTTTTACTGTGGCAAAGTCCTCATCTGTtttcacattaaacacacagttAGAAATGTTTATTAAGCATTTTACTAATGATGTAGTAAAGGCTTACAAAAAATACACTCAATTGAATAAACCCACATAATACACCACACTGGCCATTTTATATGGTGATGCTATAATGACGTGGAAGAATTCTGTTATTTTTgaatatttgtcacacttaatAATTTCAAATTTTTAAACACAAAGACAGCCTACTATTATATTTAGTTATGTAGTACAGTAATCAACCCTTTTAACCAATAACTTGTGTCACTTTCAGCAGCCTTAAAGTATTACATAATTGTGAAGAATATTTATTCCTAATTTCCTAAGTTTTTAATTCAGACACATTGAAGGTCCTACATGCATGAAGTTATACCATCTCAATGGGTAGGACTATGACAAGGTCACTACAAAGACATTTGAATTTGATGTTTTCTCTGTTTGGAGGTAATCCTGTCTCAcagtggtttgctggagtccttGTCCTAGtttttatacaaacatacactgatcagccataacattaaaaccacccccttgtttctacagacacttgtccattttatcagccccacttaccatatagaagcactgtgtagttctacaattactgactgtagtccatctgtttctctgtatgctttgttagccccctttcatgctgttcttcaatggtcaggaccaccacagagcaggtattatttaggtggtggatcattctcagcactgcagtgacactgacatggtggtggtgtgttagtgtgtgttgtgctggtatgagtggataagacacagcaatgctgctggagtttttaaacacctcactgtcactgctggactgagaatagtccaccaaccaaaaatatatccagccaacagtgctctttgggcagcgtcctgtgaccactgatgaaggtctagaagatgaccaactcaaacagcagcaatagatgagcgatcgtctctgactttacatctacaaggtggaccaactaggtaggagtgtctaatagagtggacagtgagtggacacggtatttaaaaactccagcagcgctgctgtgtctgatttactcataccagcacaacacacactaacacaccaccaccatgtcagtgtcactgcagtgctgagaatgacccaccacccaaataatacctactctgtactggtcctgaccattgaagaacagcaggaaagggggtaacaaagcatgtagagaaacagatggactacagtcagtacttgtagaactacaaagtgcttctatatggtaagtggagctgataaaatggaccgtgagtgtagaaacaaggaggtggttttaatgttatgactgatcagtgtgttTTTCATCTATTTGGAATGTCAATTGATCACAGCATAATGTGCTGCTTGTAAAGacattttacttacttttagtGACCTACTAACCAGTATATAATAGTGTAATTAAACCCAATTATCTTTCACATTTGGTTAAGTACGTAAGGGTGCATTAGGGCCGGGTGGTGTTGGATGACCCTTTTCTTTTCAAAGAAAATTAATacagttttttaaatattataaaagaaatagatgtaaaaattatagtaaattgtgtttattcatgttttcatttaaattaaaattaaattaactaAATTAAATTAGATTTGAAATAAATGAGTGTGACCAATATACGAAAAAGAATAATTAAGGAAGAGGCAAATACTTTTAACAGCCCTGTATATGGGTCTGCTATATAAGTATATAATTGCCAACAATGCGAACATGTactacaaacacatttttaccaAGTCAGCTTCAAGCCTGAGCTAAAAAtactccaccacccaaataatacctgatcaaTAGGGGGTTACCTAAAAAATTTTTTCCCACTGAGAGCCAGATAGACGGAAGCTTAGTGGCAAAAGATAAGTTACAAAGTGCATTGATATAGtaagtgtacctaataaaacaTTAGGTTTATTTACATCCAAGGGATACATAATAAAGTCTATGTGTTTGTATAAGATATTAATTAATGGGTGACAAATACAagcaataaaatacatatagcCATCCATACAATATGACTTGATACAGATATTGGGTGATGGGAGTCTTGGCTTTTTCTGGCATGGTTTGAGCGTGCATCGGTGGCATCCACCTCAATCATAAAACCATTAACCAAGGGAATGTAATTCAAAAGAATTGTAATCCATTGTTCGGTACAGTGCCAGGCATTCATTGCAGATGCACTTTGAGGGTGCTTTTGATTGCTTAACACTTTAGTGAGGAACTTAATGTTAGCTTTTACTTAATTTGTCACCTGTTTGTATGTTTATAGAACTGAAATAtcaaaaaggaaaaaagtaaTGCCTTACCATCACTATCACCCAGGAAGTCTGAATAATTCACCGTTTTTTTACACCTGGACATCAAAAGTAGCGAAGTTaattagcaaaaaaaataaaataaagaactaTAACAGGATCATAACTATAAAGTACAACAAGTATTCTAATGTGATATAAAATATGTTATACagttaaaatttaaattaaacagtGACCCTATGGCATTTAGTGTATAAGTCTAGTGAAGTTATTTGTTCCATTTGAttcactaaaataaaataaaaagtcttTCTCTTTCAGACAGTTACTAAAATAACAGACAATGAGCCGAAATGTTTGGCATTTATTTAAATCTTGCAGAAAGCGTCAATgtactttaatacatttaaacctCATCTGCATCTATGCATGATCTCAACTTAAACCCATATGAATTAATCAGAGAAATCATATCCAGTTCAGCTTTTTTAGTTTACTGTTACATTACAGCTGGATTGTTTGTAAATTAGTTTGTCCTGCTCATATCCAGTCCTAAATGATAAATTAGCCTAGTTTTGTTCATTATAAAACTGCTTTAAAGTGGGAGAATTCGTGCAAAACGAGGTATCGATATTGCATAAATGCAGAAACATAAAAGAAGGAAGCAATCTCTGATCAGCTTtccaaacatgaataaataaataaagaattcaACTGTAGATCATATGTAATTGTATGGGACACTGTGATCTTACGTTACTCAAAAATGATCAAAAGCAACGACTATGAGACATGAACACATAAAGTTAACCTATAATATGGTATAAAAAAGAGGAAAACAAAAAGGTTTAGACATACCTAGGTGTTCGGTCCATTTTTAAGGAAGCAGACAGGACAAACTGCTGATGTTTCTAcagatgtactgtataatgCTCGGAGTTTTTGCTCGGCTACCTAACGCTAAGCTAACTGCTACAAATTCATGTTTGAGTGGGTTAAGTTTGGACTCCGAGTGTCTCCGAGTGTAAAATCTTAGATAAGAACCACATATATCGttagtatttatatttaagctacaagataataaatgttaaaattaatAAAGCAATAGTCATTAACTAAGAACGTAGGACCAGCAACTTGCTCAAAATAACCCGCCTGAAAACAAACCACGAACACtcagctgacatttcaaattaCAGATTCGTAATAATCGTATTTCAAAAATAAACGTATTCTGTCTTTTGCGGATCTATATGTTTGACTAATATGCGACTTTATTTAAATCACCTTCCTGGttacatttgtaatattttccttccaaaacacgtacgtgtgtgtgtgtgtgtgtgtgtgtgtgtgtgtgtgtgtgtgtgtgtgtgtgtgtgtgtgtgtgtgtgtgtgtgtgtgtgtgtgtgtgtgtgtgtgtgtgtgtgtttcagagggAGACGAATCTGCTGACGCTGTTAAACACTGAAGTAAATctagtaattaataaaaacaaaactttaTTGTTCTGATATCCACATTGCTCATTTATAATTCCACACATTCAGCTCTTGAAACTGCTGTTTAACCAGTAGTCATGCAAGCTATAAAATAAGACAATTACAatacattaaaattaataacattaattaattaattaatattagttttagtaatattttatttcctaACCAATTTCTCTACAACAGTTGGATACAGAAAATATTTACATTCAACAGGTTTTTATACcttatttatgatttttttttatacaatagATGGGAGTTCTCACCTACataacaatatttttgttatttaatgtattCAATACTAAATTTAGTGTCAAAAACTTtaaatgtattctttttttttttacattttacatatgtAATTATATATGATTAAAAATGGGTGACAAatacaagaaa
This window harbors:
- the rad51ap1 gene encoding RAD51-associated protein 1 isoform X2; translation: MDRTPRCKKTVNYSDFLGDSDDEDFATVKAPPNKKACASQHVKIEKETIDVTVKECKERVPLDDRKYQRDLESALALSLFQTFENAEHDKSHEDLPPVLTHFREKDLCLDGKPNQPQQDLPPLLSNCSVDVTCFGLDEITSEQPSTPASCKEKKSQKATGQQRRVLAEINDSKEDEDYKPQNTPESDSEFSDQDESDDEFTVKKKGGKNKTSKSEKQKSCKSAKKEKKPLKPQKAKSQPTARNKALSSPTVEQSVPALRQTPTTPPMRKNTLYSSPAGGKVPKWTPPVVVYSLEQTWALYGP
- the rad51ap1 gene encoding RAD51-associated protein 1 isoform X1 codes for the protein MDRTPRCKKTVNYSDFLGDSDDEDFATVKAPPNKKACASQHVKIEKETIDVTVKECKERVPLDDRKYQRDLESALALSLFQTFENAEHDKSHEDLPPVLTHFREKDLCLDGKPNQPQQDLPPLLSNCSVDVTCFGLDEITSEQPSTPASCKEKKSQKATGQQRRVLAEINDSKEDEDYKPQNTPESDSEFSDQDESDDEFTVKKKGGKNKTSKSEKQKSCKSAKKEKKPLKPQKAKSQPTARNKALSSPTVEQSVPALRQTPTTPPMRKNTLYSSPAGGKVPKWTPPGVVGRSGSSSQSPPIKSPGLGLRLGLSRLARVKPLHPNAVAH
- the rad51ap1 gene encoding RAD51-associated protein 1 isoform X4, with amino-acid sequence MDRTPRCKKTVNYSDFLGDSDDEDFATVKAPPNKKACASQHVKIEKETIDVTVKECKERVPLDDRKYQRDLESALALSLFQTFENAEHDKSHEDLPPVLTHFREKDLCLDGKPNQPQQDLPPLLSNCSVDVTCFGLDEITSEQPSTPASCKEKKSQKATGQQRRVLAEINDSKEDEDYKPQNTPESDSEFSDQDESDDEFTVKKKGGKNKTSKSEKQKSCKSAKKEKKPLKPQKAKSQPTARNKALSSPTVEQSVPALRQTPTTPPMRKNTLYSSPAGGKVPKWTPPEQTWALYGP
- the rad51ap1 gene encoding RAD51-associated protein 1 isoform X3; this translates as MDRTPRCKKTVNYSDFLGDSDDEDFATVKAPPNKKACASQHVKIEKETIDVTVKECKERVPLDDRKYQRDLESALALSLFQTFENAEHDKSHEDLPPVLTHFREKDLCLDGKPNQPQQDLPPLLSNCSVDVTCFGLDEITSEQPSTPASCKEKKSQKATGQQRRVLAEINDSKEDEDYKPQNTPESDSEFSDQDESDDEFTVKKKGGKNKTSKSEKQKSCKSAKKEKKPLKPQKAKSQPTARNKALSSPTVEQSVPALRQTPTTPPMRKNTLYSSPAGGKVPKWTPPDLSCSMKLDKSFL